aagtgtaggcacgttctgatgtctctctccatgaatggaggaagagtggaggggtatatatagcctccacacaaaatttaatcgttacacacaatttaccaaactcggtgggaccgaacagtgaaactcggtcagaccaatttagttcaaaatgtgaacgttaggtttttcggtgggaccgacatgatcaactcggtgggaccgatgagctagggttatggcataacttgatctcggtgagaccgatcacatgaactgggtgagaccgatttcagtcataggcaaacagagagttggtcaggcaaactcggtgggaccgatgagctagagttagggcataacttgatctcggtgagaccgatcacatgaactggGTGAGACTGATTTCAGtcataggcaaacagagagttggtcaggcaaactcggtgggaccaatcgctcattttggtgagaccgaaacgttacgaaaagaaaaaacagagagtttgcattgcgaactcgatgggaccgatcgctcatctcggttagaccgaaacgttacgaagggaaacagagagttagcaatcccatctcggtgagaccaaaccgattagggtttctggctatggctatgtcaaatgaactcggtggcgtcggatagatcaaatcggtggggccgagtttgactttaggtttaggacatatgtggaaatgaaagagtggttgaggacttttggagcatatcactaagcattttgagcaagcaagtcattaagcaacacatcgtcctcttttaatattattggctttttctatggactcaatgtgatcttgtatcactaaaatgaaaatgtagagtcttgagcttttgccaatatgtgttcttagcattttgaggggtccacatctctagtctatgccatgtcaatcattgaactttctaaaatgatcatgttgaaagagtattagttcaatgagctacatgttattaggaattaccaaaaccacccagggattagttgcactttcaggtagCTACGGAAATCGACGAGCATCACCTACTCTTCTTCCTGTACTACTGTTTTGCTTCTTCCTCTACTACCGCTTTGCTTATTGTTGGTCATAAAATGACCGTTACTTGTAGTGCCATAGTGTTCTTGGGCTCGGATTGTGCGtggattttttgttgttgttgcgtgGCACATTCCCTTACACCATAGACCTTATTGTTTTTTGCTACTTCTTGTACTCTTTGTATGTCATGGCAGTTGATGAATAAATTGAAAGTTTCTCCGGAAACAAATTAGCGTTGTCTAACACACATGGTTAGATCTCCGAATCAAGCCACTTTCCCCGCCTATGcaagcaacaacagcagcagctgGGTGCCCGATTTTTCCGTTCCCTTCAGTTGACTCATGTAGCCCCGTGAGGCTTGAAACGAAAGTAGAAGAATCTCCTGCAAATGGTGCTTGCTCACGCCCTAAACTGTCCCCTCACGCCGTTGCCGTTTGACCACCGCAGAGCATACACGCATGCCGCGCGTGTCATCTGCTGATATCTCCCGTATTATCGTGACTCCATATGCCTGCCTATCTTCATGTCAACCCACCTGCCCAACAAAGGCAGCAAATCAACATGGAAAAAGCAGAGGAGTTAGATTAGGGTACCGGCCAGCAGCCCCGGTACGTCAACTGCCGGCCACCTTTTCCCCGGCCGGGTCGCCTTTCTTTTCCGGCGGCCGGCCTGCACGCACTGCACCACATCATCATCGCACTAATGCTGCTAGTGGCACGGTtcactccaactccaactccaagcCGGCCATACACACACTACATGCACGAACATATTCAACTTTTAATGAGGAGGAAGTAGCTTGCACCAAACAAAAGATAAAGGGGAGAAGAACCATTACATGCCATGCATGTACACATCCTGATTTTGCTCAGACAGTGCTCCCCCTTTTTTctggtttctttttctttcataAGTACAAAAAAATGTGTTTTGACCAGTTCTTTGCGTCCTTGCGCACTGATATATTCATGACAGCGAGATCATTATCTTGAGAGGGATATACGGTGAGATTATCACTCACCATTTTGACTCTAAATTTAGGCAGTTCCAAAAAAAGTAGTAATACTACTAATTAAATTATTTGTTCCTAGTACCTTTTCTGAAGTTGAAAACGTATTAACTCTACGCAGTCATCTACGCAAGCCACGTACTGAACCCGTAGACATGAGACCGATTTGTAAACGAATTTGTGCCGTGTAAGTCAGAGTGAGCCGTGAGCCACAAACAACTTGACACGAAAAAGGTCCCGATCCTTTCCCTGCCCCTGGCAACCTCCATCTGGAGAATCCAGCGACAGCCGGTTAATTAGTTATCGGTTTGTTTCCTGGAAGATTCGGGCCACATCGATCGCTTGCGCAATCAGGATTAGAATATCTTTTGCAGATAAGTTCTTAGGGTCAATGATCTTATAATAGTATAAGTGATGCCTGATGCGTGCGTCCAAGTGAAAGCTCAGTTGTCGTCATCCTTCGGTTGGCAGTACTGATACGATATGTCATATGGGATTTGTACGAATTTCAGCGAGCAAATATGATCGAATTGCCTTTCCAAACACTGATTTTGGTGGCAAGGAAACAGAGGGATAAAGCAGCTAGTTGTACtgagaagaaagattaagcatgcATGGCATGGACATGGTGCTTTACACTTTACAGCCTCGTCCAAGTTGGTAACCCGGCCAACAGGCTCGGCTCGTCCTAAACAAATAACTAGTTTATCATCATCATCCAAGTGATCGGCACCACAGGAAAAGTTAGTAGCTAGCTCACCAAATTTCCGCTTTGCCAACATGGGACACACCACCCCAAAACGCAAGGAACGCATGCATATATTTCTCTCATGTGCCACGCCTCTATAGCTTAATTTATTTACTTGTTTGAGAAAAAGCTTCTACTAGCATGCTGACCACACTGTGCATGCAAACTTTTTTTAGCCTAAAAAAAGAGCATTCGCAGCACACACACCTCAATCCAATTTAGAACACTGAAATCTTGTTGAATCATACGACTGTCCAAATGGATTTCTGCAAATCCCCACGAAATACAAACGGATCTCAACGAGCGATTGCTTCAGGGAAATCTACTGTTAATCTTAGCAGGAGATAAAAAAAAATATTGGCCGAGGAGATACGCGGAATAATTATTAATTAATTTGCGCTCCAAAACGAAAGAGTATATACCAAACCAACGCAGGAAACGCCGGGATCCGGCCCGCGAAAATCGCGGGCGCCGGCGCGGCGGGCCCACCCGTCAGCCCCGGTGGCAGGCAGTCCGGCAGGGCAGATCGGGTGGTGGGGCTCGTTCCGTTGGAGCGGGCCCCGCGCCGGGCATCTCTCCGCCCTCGCTTGACCCGTCCGATCCTACTCTCCCACCCCATCCGACGGCCCGGATCGGATCCGACGTGGGTCGCACGCCCCCGCCCCCGCCACGGCCGCCTTCCTTCCTCTTCCCCGGTCTCTGTTGCGTTGCCCTTCGGTTCAAGCTTCTCCCGTTCGCCGTTCTgtgctcttctcttctcttctctctctctctctctgcccccgTCTCTCTCCGTGTGCGTGTGTGGTTTCTCGGCATCTATATATAAGAACTCCACTGGTTCTTCTCACCCCtggctccctccctccctccctcgctctccCTCGAGGAAATTAATCCGGTCTCCGTCCCGGCCTGGTTCATTGGAGGGGAGCCCCAACAGGGGAAGGCGGGCTGCACAAGGAAAGGTTGGTTGCCTCTCGCCTGCCcgtatcttcttcctcctcccgtaaTCCGCTCGTACGCTGCGTTCGATCGTGTGATCCTCCATCCCTGGTTTTTGTTCCTGTACGTATGTGCGTGTTCATCCATCTCTTGGATTCATTCAGGAATCAGGAGGGCCGGCAGGAGAAGGCGATCGAACGGACTATTAGATTAAATCTCCCTCTCTTTCCGTTCCATTTTGTTTGATGTTGGTCAACCTTGGATTCGACTCTCGTCTCCTGTGATTGTAATTGAGGCGCCATGGAAGGGAGGTTCTGTTCTGTTCCTGATTGATTTCTTCCTCTCCCTCCCCGCCTGCTCCTCCAGCCGGTTGCTTTGCTTGGATGCTCTGGAACCCAACGATTTCCTACCTTCTTTTTTTAATACTTCCCCTTCGGACGGACCAAGGCCGGCGTCGATACTGTTTCAACTATCCGGCGGTAGGGGGGTGCCATGCCACCAAGGGTTGTGTTTTGTGTAGGCCGTACGCGTCAACTGCCTCCGCTTTCGTCCGATTCCCGAAAGGAGGGGTGGAACCACTACACCTTTCGGTTAAGATTCTCTGTGACGTGCTAGGCTGGGTATTAACGATTTGACCTCACACAAAAACCGATACTACTACTAGCTGTGATTCAGGATAAAAAGAGAAGGAGATGGTTTTAACGTGAAGGCAGCGCGTTGCAGTTAATATCTTCAtcctttttccttcttcttcttttgaaTGAACTGTTAACATCTTCATTTGGTCGAGGCAGAAGGAAGGTGGTTTGCTTGCCTTAGGGTGAAAAGTCGCCTTGGTACGGTGAAAACACACCTGCCTTTGAAAACCAGGTGGCACCTAGCCAATACAGCTGCTTATATGTTCTCATGTACTAGTACTAAATGTTTGCCTGCCTAAGAAATTTCTGTTATAGGCAGGCCTACATGGAGGGAGGGCCACCACGCCTAACTGAAACAACCAATTTTGTTAGTCATACTATTATAGTACGTGTTGATGTTGGTGCCGTACGTTTTTCAGTTATTAGCCCTATGGCTAAATCTTTGGCAGCTTTGCTGCTGTGTCGTACGGACAGTTTCCGTGTCATCTCTCGTTGCACATGAGACTTGACAGTGTCATGGAGTAGGACACTTCACCGTTCCTATATGTTCAGAATCTTTCTTTTTTAGGTGAAGAATCGGCTCAGCTGACAGTTGAATCGTGGCCTGATTGATTTAATCTGTCCTAACAAACATATCTGATTTTCAGTCTCAGGTGATCGTCTAATTGATTAGCATGGACGAACACATGGGGCGACGGACGGTCGGCGGCCTCCTCTTCACCAAGGGGGGCTCCATCCTTCTCTTCAGGGAGGACAGCTCCCGCCGCAAGGCCGGCGCTTGCTGCTCGCGCAATGGCTGCAACGGCACCCGGCATTCGGCAGACAAAGGCCGGCCAATGCACAGCCACAGGGAAGCAGCATCCGCAGCAGCCAAGGAAGCAGCACCGACCCCCAGGAGATCACAGCCTATCAGGAAGTCTCCACAGGGAAGCAGCAATCCAGCAGAGCCCTGTAGCGAAACCGACAACGGGACAGGAGAGGCGGCGGCTCCCGGTGCCGGGCGTGACCTGCTGGCACGCCTCAAGGACAGGGTGAACGCGTCGAGGAAGCGGTCGCTGGCCAGGGAGATGAGCAGCCCGTCGTCATCGTCCGGTGGATTCAGTGCCAGTTCTTCTGGCGGTGGCGCCACCCGGTCATCAGCGGTGTCGAAGCCCACGCGCCGTGCTGTGTCCCGGATAAGGAAGGCAGACGAAGGCGAAAACGCAGGAGGTGGTCGCAGGGCGCCTAGGAGGGACACCGGTGGCGGCGATGCCAGGGGGAATTCAGGTGACCCAGTGATGGTTGGGCAGAGGGCAGCAAGGGAGCAGGCGCCTACCGAAGGGTTCATCTCTGGGTTCCTGGCCAGGTACAGGGGTAGTCTCCAGGGAGGGTCGTCTCTTCAGGACGGCACCGAGGACTCCAGCGGGTACTGGCGCTTCGACGTCGAGGGCAGCGAAGAGGTAATGGCACACTCTGTCACTCACTGCATCATGATTCCTGATCATGCCAAAAACTTGGAGAATTTTACAAACAATGTATCTGAACCATGTAATCATGCTGCAGATGGAGAATTACTTCATGCTCAGCGACCGGCACCGGGCGATGAGGATGGACATCGACGGCATGTCCTACGAGGTATGATCATGATCACCTGTTCTCCATCCTAAATTTCCTCTTGGTGGCACATTTGGGATGCATTGTTTCTGCCTGTTTTTCGGATCATCATCTGACACTTGATTCTGCAGGAATTGCTGGCGTTGGGTGACCGGATCGGCACGGTGAACACGGGGCTTTCCGAGGACGCGTTGTACAAGTGCCTGAAACGAAGCTTGTACACGCCCACAGCCCCAGAGACCCACCAAGACTGCGACAGAAAATGCAGCATATGCCAGGTAAAGTTCATATATATGCAGAGTTTCAGTATCACTGCTGCTAAGCTAAATTTTCAGGATTCGTGTGTGATCTGACGCATGTGATGTAATTTTGTTTCCAGGAGGAGTACTCTGGTGGTGAGGAGGTGGGGAACATGGCGTGTAAGCACTACTACCACATCACCTGCATACAGCACTGGCTCCGGCAGAAGAACTGGTGCCCCATCTGCAAATCCGTCGCCGCCAAGACCgtctagcactagcactagcagccTCTGCTTGTTTAGTGTATAAACAGATTCTCCCGAAATGTCTAGACACAAGATTTGTATTCTTTTTTCCATTCTCTAGAATGAAACATTTGTTTGTGCCTTCAAGACTTCTTGTCTTCCTTCAGTTCACAAGGTTCAGTGAACAATGAAAAAGGGAACAGGAAATAAACTCTTGGTTAGATGGTGGGGAATTTCACTTGCTCAGTGGTTTCTCTTGTCAATATTCAGTGCGTGCTCTTGGTTTGTGATGTATATACATGCCCACTTTTTTAGTCAGTAAATCTCTTCAAAGGGTATCGGGTGGTTAATAACGAGTATTTGTATTTGTCAACTCATACAGTCAGACTTTAAAAAAAAATGACAAATACTATTTATTTTAGTTTACGAACACCCCGGTCTGATCTTATGTTGGAACCCTAGTGGGCAGGAGAAGATAGGCACGAACCCTAGGATTGAACTCGGGTGGGCAAGCTATTCTTCTTGCCGTGTACGCTCACAGACTATACATACATTATcctatccacacacacacacacaagctgcTATCAGTTTCGAAATAAAATGTGTAAAGTGGTTGGAGACGTACACAAACCTCATCCATACGAATACAGACGTTGACGGGGAAGATGTCTACTTGCGAGAGACGCCTTTGTGTTCCCTTCTCCCCTCTTTATTTGGAGGTTCCTGTCATGTTTGACGAGCGACTGGATCAGATCACACGATATATATGCGGGCAAATGGGGTGGGAGCAGTTGCAACTTGGCGGGGAATCTCTCCTTTCTCTACGACAATGGCTCCTCTTTCCATAAGAACCTCAGGTCACTAGGATTTAGACAGCAGCCGACGTGCGCCTCGAATCCTACGTCTCCGAAATCACATCATTTTTTCCTCTCCTTGAAACGCAGAATAATATGATCGCGCAGACTGAACGGATTCTGAAGAGTATAAGTAAATCGACAAGGAAATGACAGAATCCCCTTGTTATTAAGGTTTAGAACACACTTGCATAATGCATTACCAGCAGCACATGATAAATTGTGCTCCTTAACTTATCTCACACCAGGAAGTTCCTAAAGATAGCATATGTACAGATCTTAGAGGAGTACAGACAATAGTCTGATAACAATTGGTAGTAGATTTCCTAGCCCGATGCAGAAGTACAACAAATCACCCATTGTCCAGGGCTAGGAGGCGACCCTAAACTACGGAATGCTATTATTCGCTTCTTTTTTGCTGCAACTGAACACTGAGCTGAGCGCACCGAAGACAGATTTCGAGATAGAGCCACTCAGGCTGTTTCGTTATTCCGGTGCTCGCCTCCTCCATCTATACATGAAGAAATAAACATATGTAGGTGGAGACGATGAGGAGATGAAAGCCCGCAACTCCACATAGCATCAACACCAGACAGACAAAGCACCAGGTAATATAAAGTGCCCTGAAGTGTTCCTGGAGAAATCGATGAGCCAGAAGTTAAAAAACAGAAGCAGCAGCCATGCCGATCACATCAGAAATGCCTATCTAGAACTActcagttgttgttgttgttgttgttgtcgttactactactactactactattattattattattattattattattattattattattattattattgttattattattattattactgctattattactattactattatcatcatcatcattattattgttattattattactgttgttGTTGACAGCTACTCACATACTATGGATACACCAACTCTTGGCGATGATCACCATGCAGTGTGTATGGAAATTTTCCCAGACTTTGTAACCCATTTTGGTGGCTGGAGATTCGCCTGGCTCATCAGTATAATGGAATTGTCACGCTCCCATCTAAATGAACTCACTGCGCTTACTGCAAACGCGTTTTGATGGTTTACGCTGTAGGCTGTAGCCCCTCTCACCCCAAACACTAAAAATCACCATGCATTTCGGAGCATGGGTATGGCAAGAAAAAGGGCCTCAAAGACATAACCCTAGTGTTGAAATCAAAACTTAACTGGTTTTTTAGTCTATAACACAAACCTTTAGGCATCAACACATTCCTAAACTAAATATTCCAAGAACACAAATAGATTGGATTGCAAATGATGCAGAACTCCATACAGTTACGGCAGCATTATTAAGGAATGCATTTCCAACTTTCCAAATAGCCACCCAAACAGTTACAAATCTAGGGTTAAACATTACCTGTACGAGATGCACCAAGTGAGGATTTTCAACCATGAAGAACCTTGTCTGGATCTAACTGGCCACTATAGTAACTGGAAGGAACAGCTGAGAGCTCCAACCTTCCTTTCCACTCTTCACCAGGCTTCAAGGTAATGGGCTTCTCCACAGCTGCAGGTTCCACACACAACATGTGCTTATATTCTTCATCACCAAAATCAAGAATGGTTTTTGACCTCCTCTCCCATGGGTTCCATACAACTACAAAGGGCAAAATGATAACAGAAGTATGAATTTTGTAGCAAGGAAAATAAGAATTGACACAGATAGGTACAGTATTCACTACTACCAAAATGGCTTACCAGCATCTGGAAGACCATCTTTCCTGAGCACAAATGTTCTTTTCTTCTCATGATCAATAATTGCAATTTTTGGTGGTGTGTCCAGATATACTTTATCAATCTTCACAGCAAAGTTTACGAGTCAGCAGCTGAGCTTCATATAATCATATGTAGCATTTAAGTGGCTTACTTACCTCTGATTCAAACACAAGAGCATCCCCCTGCTCCGTGAATCGCTCTTTTCCCTTCAGGTTGTCAAAGTAGTCCATTGTTTCCAGCCCTTCAATACGTACTTCGCtaaggaattttgcagtttcagtAAGCACATAATAAAGTTTTGAATTATGATGCATTGGAACAGGGAAGCTACAAAAAGTAAAACTAAAATTGCTCAATGTTATCACCAAATTGTGCTTGGGAAATCATCACTAGTTTTTACTCACAGCAGCAACTGTTTTTGCACTGAGATTAGTCTTGTGCATTCGGTTAATTCAGTCAGTTCGGTTTCGTAAATACATTACAGTTTCAGTAAATACCAAATCATTTTGGTATGGTTTTGGTAAATACCAGACTAACCAAAGTTGACCAGAATTTAAGAATAAAGACACCATATTTTACTTCTGTTCGTATGTCTGAATATTTCAAACTTGTTATGCGCAATGCGGATTGAATAGTCAACGCCCAGATAGTCAGATTGATCAGCATTGCCAAGTGATTAAGTGGCGAAGTGTAGACCATGTCGCCAATCAGTCCATAACACACACGCAATAACCTACAGGCTAGGCTAGAGGCTGCAGTGGTACCGTGCAGCGTGCATTACACAAGCTGGCAAGTCCAAGTTGATTAGCTACAGCGTAGAATCCTTACTAGTTTAATAATAGTAATAATTAAGGgtacaagtccaatctgctgactgCTGCTATGGTGCTGCCACATGGTCCATGTGTGCCACAGAAGGGTGGAAAACGGAAGCGAGACACTTCTGTGGGCCTGGAACTTTGGTTTTCAGTATCTACCAATTCCTCCGAACTAACCAAGGGTAAAACGGTACCGGATATTGATACTGTACCAAAAAACCTAAAAGCGCAAAAACCTGGTTCAGTTCAGTTTTAATATGCACTGTCCTAACTGAGATAAGCACTCTGCGTTACAGAATTATCAATGGGCAAACTCAAGCAAAACTTTAGAAACCCTGTTCCACAGTGTCCACTATCTAAGCATGAGGATGCAGTATTCTAACAAGCCAGGATAGGTAACAATTTTGCCCTTATCCATTGACTCAATCCCAACAAGAGGAAACAACTTAACACCCAAGCATACGTTTATTTATCTGCAATAATTTAATAATTACTTGAATATGTTCACCAGCAGAGGAAAAAGGAAGAACCTGAACCATGTTTTCTCTACTGTCATACTGCTGGCACTAACCAATAAAAGCAAGACCAATATTTTGAAAAGTTGTCCATATGCCGGCACTAACAATAAGAGAATCAGAATTAGAGCAGCAGAGTTTCGCATCTGCTCCAAGAAAATGTGCTGAATTTACCAGCCTTGGTTTAATACAAGCACCGCAACTATCACATACATGAGCCTGTACCATGGTATTAACAATATGAAACCAGGGTAGAAAACCAGCATATTTGTACATCTGCTCCATTTTTTAACGAAACTACTGGTCTTAGACTCTTGGTAGTTGGCTTAGTACCAATGACACAAATACCATGTATGTAAGCCTCTTGAAAGGTGGATCGGTGTCTGGTGGTGCACCATTGCCAAGTAAACCCAAGCACATATACCACTGGATGTCTGGACAGCTTTACACTAACACGATTTCACTGTTGCAATTCTAAACCCTTGGAGAAGTTTGAGCTTGAAATATCCAGGGAGGGAAAAAACTGAGGAAAGGGAGGAAAAGAAATTGCAAAGCATAGACGCACCTTATGTCAGACACGGAGAAGTATGTATGATATGCAAATGTAAATGAGAAAGGCTTTCCATCAGTGTTGGTGTTTCTAATTCGAGAAGTGAGAAACAAATCTCCTTTGGGTCCAAGAGCAACTCTTAACCGGAATTCGAATCTGTAAGTCATAATTTGTCCAAAACATGAGGAGCAGAATCAGAATTGGCGACATGAAGAAATGGAAGGAAACATGATCTCTGGATGGTTGATCACGGACCTGTGAGGCCAGATCTTGAGATCTTCTTCAGAAGGCTTCAGAATGAGATCTGCATAAGTTTTAATACCGCTGTTTACTGGGAGCGGTGGAGGATTATCATCAACGAGCCATAGCCGGTTCCTTGCAAATCCATGTTTTTCAAGATTTCCATGTGTTCCAAACTGCATTTATATAGTTCATTTGGATGACCAGAGAAGGCAAAACATTACAATGAATTTATGGAAGTAAATATTGATGAAGCTGTCATACCTGGGGGAAGCAGATGGGTATGCCACCACGAATTGCTCCTGGAGACTTGAAAATTGCCTGAAAGGGATTGTATTTTGAAAATACAGTTCACAGATGCTATAATTACTGCAGTAACACGTAGATAATCAAAATATTAAGTAATATGTGCCAGTATTACAGTGTGAAACTTCATAACTAAATGGGGTTAAACTTCCAATGGTGCAAAACATATGCAACATGTAACATGGCCAGAATTGCCAATACAGGCCAAGATGAGGCAGTTGTTTGTGGTCATGCTCAAAGGGACACTTGATCAGAACGTGTTAGGCTTGTGGTCAAATGGGGACAAACAACAAAATTAATTAGTGGGACAAGGATGACAGGGATGTGTCAATGCATCCTATAGAAGTTTATCGATACAACAAAGTAATGACTTGGCAATGAGGTCATCCATGACCTCATGAATGGCTCTGTACCTTGCTGCTTACAAAAAGTAACTCATCCCCCTGCTCATTCTTCCAAGAGGTAACTTGCCCTCCATATAGACGGACCTAGCAAAAGACAAGACAATTGATTAGCAAGACTGGTCTGCGTCTAAAAAGGTGATGATAATTGGCAATAATACACGTAGGGACCAGgccataaatatttattttgcagCACGGATAATTCTTGAGATTTGGCAGTGCAAGGGTGGAAAGGTTAGGCAGCAATAATGCAGGAGAATTCAAAATGGGTGATCTGAATCCTACTCGTATGCACGCATGACACCAAACAGAAGTTTAGAACATTTTTTGCCTGACAAACTTTAAGTACTGCCATGACAAGAGTAAAAAGAAGGATTAACCCAAACATCTGGGTAAAATGCTAACCAGGGCACAACTCATCCATCTAACAAGGGCACTGCCGTCATTGTAACAATAGCTCCACAGACCACAAACATGTTTTCGTTGCCAGTTGGCACTGATATACTTATAAATGGCATATGGTGGAATTTTAATGCGATCGAATCTCACCTTCTTCGATCTTACAGTTCTCAATAAGCCACAAGAAATTAGATGCCTTAGGTAAGACTACTGGAGTTTTGTTTGCTAGTCCCTCCATTCCAATAATGCATGACCGGGAAACAGAGCAatacatactcaagttcatcttgTAATTCTAAAGTTGTCTTTAGCATAGCTAAGTTCACAAGTTGAAACACACCTCCAATAGCTCATCAGTCCAGCAGGACCCTGTCATGCTAAGCAGCTGGCAGAAGGTGACAAGTGCACCGAAAGTAA
This region of Triticum aestivum cultivar Chinese Spring chromosome 2D, IWGSC CS RefSeq v2.1, whole genome shotgun sequence genomic DNA includes:
- the LOC123054393 gene encoding E3 ubiquitin-protein ligase RLIM; the protein is MDEHMGRRTVGGLLFTKGGSILLFREDSSRRKAGACCSRNGCNGTRHSADKGRPMHSHREAASAAAKEAAPTPRRSQPIRKSPQGSSNPAEPCSETDNGTGEAAAPGAGRDLLARLKDRVNASRKRSLAREMSSPSSSSGGFSASSSGGGATRSSAVSKPTRRAVSRIRKADEGENAGGGRRAPRRDTGGGDARGNSGDPVMVGQRAAREQAPTEGFISGFLARYRGSLQGGSSLQDGTEDSSGYWRFDVEGSEEMENYFMLSDRHRAMRMDIDGMSYEELLALGDRIGTVNTGLSEDALYKCLKRSLYTPTAPETHQDCDRKCSICQEEYSGGEEVGNMACKHYYHITCIQHWLRQKNWCPICKSVAAKTV
- the LOC123054394 gene encoding putative glucose-6-phosphate 1-epimerase, producing MAGASSPPPTPKSPKLQPPLLERAKGPSGLDKIVLRDPRGFTAEVRLYGGQVTSWKNEQGDELLFVSSKAIFKSPGAIRGGIPICFPQFGTHGNLEKHGFARNRLWLVDDNPPPLPVNSGIKTYADLILKPSEEDLKIWPHRFEFRLRVALGPKGDLFLTSRIRNTNTDGKPFSFTFAYHTYFSVSDISEVRIEGLETMDYFDNLKGKERFTEQGDALVFESEIDKVYLDTPPKIAIIDHEKKRTFVLRKDGLPDAVVWNPWERRSKTILDFGDEEYKHMLCVEPAAVEKPITLKPGEEWKGRLELSAVPSSYYSGQLDPDKVLHG